In Synechococcus sp. KORDI-100, a single window of DNA contains:
- a CDS encoding ferritin, with translation MKDLTRAINDHLASEFQASHTYLAMPIWLRENDLIGFSTYILNKSNEERGHAYRMIAFLVDSDQQVELPTVEAPERSWPSVKDLFDVVASLEKGVTASIDRLYSLAEQLNERSATAMLDWFVEEQVQEEAEARFVCKRLRLAGANTAALLLLDQQFLDGTALASVKGGSGFGVVAAN, from the coding sequence ATGAAAGATCTCACGCGTGCGATCAATGATCATTTGGCATCTGAATTTCAGGCCAGCCACACATATCTCGCGATGCCAATTTGGCTGCGCGAAAATGATCTGATTGGTTTTTCCACTTATATATTGAATAAGAGCAATGAAGAGCGCGGTCATGCATATCGAATGATCGCATTTCTAGTTGACAGTGATCAGCAAGTTGAGTTACCCACTGTTGAAGCGCCGGAACGGAGCTGGCCATCCGTGAAGGACCTGTTTGATGTTGTTGCCAGCTTGGAAAAGGGTGTCACGGCCTCCATTGACAGGCTTTACAGCCTTGCTGAACAGCTCAATGAACGCAGTGCCACAGCCATGCTCGATTGGTTTGTTGAGGAACAGGTGCAGGAGGAAGCAGAAGCCCGCTTTGTCTGCAAGCGTCTGCGCCTTGCCGGGGCGAATACAGCAGCGCTGCTGCTTCTGGATCAGCAATTCCTGGACGGAACAGCTCTGGCGTCCGTGAAGGGAGGATCGGGTTTTGGAGTCGTTGCGGCGAACTGA
- a CDS encoding GTP-binding protein produces MTSATASAGVPVTILTGFLGAGKTTLLNHILSNQDGVKTAVLVNEFGEIGIDNELVVTTAEDMVELSNGCICCSINDELMETVERVISRPEQLDYIVVETTGLADPLPVAMTFLGSELREQTRLDSIITLIDAENFDQAVLDTQVGRAQVIYGDILLLNKVDLVPPERLKAVEQELRDVKNDARILHSVKGDVPLPLLLSVGLFESDKVADSPQSPDHDHGHDHAHSHDHDHDRDHSHDHAHGHSHDHGHGHSHDHGLSHDHGHSHDHGHSHDHGHSHDHGHGHSNDHGHQHSDHLAVDGFTSLSFSSDGPFALRRFQNFLDNELPAEVFRAKGILWFEESERRHVFHLAGKRFSIDDSDWTGARKNQLVLIGRDLDHNTLRQQLQACVAPTS; encoded by the coding sequence ATGACCTCAGCCACCGCATCAGCCGGTGTCCCCGTCACCATCCTCACCGGCTTTCTTGGGGCTGGGAAAACCACCCTTCTGAACCACATCCTCAGCAATCAGGACGGCGTCAAGACCGCAGTGCTGGTGAATGAATTCGGCGAGATCGGCATCGATAACGAGCTGGTGGTGACCACCGCTGAAGACATGGTGGAGTTGAGCAACGGCTGCATCTGCTGCTCGATCAACGACGAGCTGATGGAAACGGTGGAGCGAGTGATCTCACGTCCAGAACAACTGGACTACATCGTGGTGGAGACCACGGGGCTTGCCGATCCCCTGCCGGTGGCCATGACCTTTCTGGGCAGCGAACTGCGGGAGCAGACGCGACTGGATTCGATCATCACCCTCATCGATGCCGAAAACTTCGATCAGGCCGTGCTGGACACGCAGGTGGGTCGGGCTCAGGTGATTTACGGCGACATACTGTTGCTGAACAAGGTGGACCTGGTCCCCCCTGAACGCCTCAAGGCTGTTGAGCAGGAGCTTCGCGATGTGAAGAACGACGCCCGCATCCTGCACTCGGTGAAAGGTGATGTTCCCCTGCCCCTGCTGCTCAGCGTTGGCTTGTTCGAATCAGACAAGGTGGCCGACTCTCCGCAGAGCCCCGACCACGACCACGGCCACGATCACGCGCACAGCCACGACCACGACCACGACCGTGACCACAGCCACGATCACGCGCACGGACACAGCCATGACCACGGGCACGGGCACAGCCACGACCATGGACTCAGCCACGACCATGGACACAGCCACGACCATGGACACAGCCACGATCACGGACATAGCCATGACCACGGGCACGGGCACAGCAACGACCATGGGCACCAACACAGTGACCATCTGGCCGTGGATGGCTTCACCTCTCTCTCCTTCAGCAGTGATGGGCCGTTTGCGCTGAGGCGATTTCAGAATTTTCTGGACAACGAGCTGCCGGCAGAGGTGTTCCGGGCCAAAGGGATTCTCTGGTTCGAGGAAAGCGAACGACGCCATGTGTTCCATCTGGCTGGCAAGCGCTTTTCCATTGACGACAGCGATTGGACCGGCGCGCGAAAGAACCAGCTTGTGCTGATCGGACGTGACCTTGATCACAACACCCTTCGACAGCAGCTTCAGGCCTGCGTTGCCCCGACAAGCTGA
- a CDS encoding 4a-hydroxytetrahydrobiopterin dehydratase, whose amino-acid sequence MATLLTTDQRQQLTTTLPLWTLSDDRLRRDLEFRDFVEAFGFMSQVALLAESRGHHPNWSNVYNRISIELTTHDLGGLSDLDAGLAAAIDALLPA is encoded by the coding sequence ATGGCCACCCTGCTCACAACGGATCAGCGACAGCAGCTCACGACAACGCTGCCGCTTTGGACGCTGAGCGACGATCGACTGAGACGTGATCTCGAGTTCCGTGATTTTGTCGAGGCTTTCGGGTTCATGAGCCAGGTGGCTCTCCTGGCTGAATCGCGCGGGCACCATCCCAACTGGAGCAACGTCTACAACCGCATCTCGATCGAACTCACCACCCACGACCTTGGAGGCCTGAGCGACCTTGATGCCGGCCTGGCTGCCGCCATCGATGCCTTGCTGCCAGCATGA